CAGTACCTATCTTTACGCCGGAATACAGGATATTGCGGCCAGCCGACAACCCATTCACATCCTTGAATACCGCTTTCACGGTAATTGACTTGTTAAACAGCTTCTGTTGCTTTCCCAATGTCATTACTGCTACTATGAAAATGGCGAGTCCGACTACCACAAAGATGCCAACAATAACAGCGCTTTTTTTATCTGATGCCATAAGCTATTGTATAAAGTTATAATCATAAAAACTCTTTACCAGCCCCTCTTTTTCTCTGAACACTTCTTCAAATGTACCCTGCCGGATAAACTTCCCTTCATCCATGACCATTATCCGGTCGCCCACTTCTTTGGCGCAGGTAAGGTCGTGGGTAATAATGATGGAACTGGTATTAAACCGCTCCTTCACCGCATTGATCAGCTTATTCAGCTCCATGCTGGTAATGGGGTCCAGTCCGGCTGTAGGCTCGTCATACAGCATGATTTCCGGCTGTAGTATGAGCGTACGGCCAATGCCGATACGTTTTTTCTGTCCACCGGAAAGTTCGGCGGGCAACTGGTTGATCGTTTCCGGCAACCCGATGGCATCCAGCACAATATCTACTGTTTTCCTGATCTGCGTTCTGGTAAGTTTGCGGTTGTTTCTTTTCAGCGGAAAGGCCAGGTTCTCACCTACCGTCATGCTGTCGTACAACGCGCTGCTCTGAAAAGAAAAGCCCACTTTCAGGCGTAATTCCCTCAGCGCCGCATCCCTCAGCTGATCCACCTCTTCGCCCAGCACATTCACCATCCCCGAATCAGGTTTCAGTAACCCGATGATAATTTTGATCAGCACCGACTTACCCGTTCCCGACCGGCCCAGTACCACGATATTCTCTCCCTTGAACAGCTCCAGGTCTATCCCCTGCAATACATGCTTCTCTCCGAAAGATTTATACAGATCTTTTATCCTGATCACCGCATTGTTCCTGTCTATCTCATGGCCATTTTTCATATTACCGCAGGGTGTTGAATACGTGAACAATCATAACTTCTTCAATAAATATCAGGAACATGGAAACGATCACCGAAACGTTGGCTGCTTTACCTACTCCCATCGTACCCTGACTGGCATGATATCCCTGGTAGCAGCTGACGATCCCAATCGTGAAACCATATATAATGGACTTGGTTAATGCGGTAGCGTAATCCAGGAAAGTGATCTGGGTAAAGGCACTATCGAAGAACGCGATGAAGCTGGTTTGTTCATGCGCATGTACATCTACATAGGAACCGAGGCAACCGATCAGTCCATTGTAAAACATCAGCAGCGGTAAACATATAGTCATGGCCGTTACCCTGGTTACTACCAGATAACGGAAAGGGTTAATCGCAGATACCTCCATAGCATCGATCTGTTCTGTCACCTTCATGGAGCCCAGCTCTGCTCCTATGCTGGAGCCTACTTTACCGGCGCAGATAAGCGCGGCAATGAGCGGAGCCAGCGCCCTGACAACGGCAATAGCCACGAGGGAGGGCAGCCAGGCAGTAACGCCAAATTCAGATAAGGTAGGCCGCGATTGTTCAGTAAACACCACGCCGGTAATAAATCCCGTTACCGTTACCAGGGCGAGTGATTTGTATCCCACCTGGTAACACTGGCGCACAAATTCGCCCCATTCAATGGGCGGCCGGAATGTTTCCCGGAAGAAGCGGGCAACAAAAACAGCAATCTCATAGAACCGGAGAAAGAAACCATCAATCCTGGCAGTGATGACCGGCTTGTCCTTTTCGTTGGTAGAATTCATCTTGGTGCAATGCTTACACTAAATTACAATTCTATGCCGCTTTTGTTAAATAACCAACTATTAAATATCAGATCCGTTTACAGCGGCGTTGGAAAAATAACCAGACACCTGCCACGGTTGCTATATACAGGAATATTAATCCGGTAAATATCTTCCTGCATAAATATCCTGTTATAGTTGTACAGTGATCCCACCAAAATAATTCCGGCCGGGAGCAGGATTATAATAACGGTTACCGAAAGCATTCAGGTCATTTCCCAAACTGTATTTTGTATTTAACAGGTTATCTGCTCCCAGTTTCAGCAGGAGGCTCCAACGGGTATGTAAAGGTACCTTCCAGCTAACGCTGGCCTGTAAAAGATGATAACTTCCTGCATAAGCACTGTTGGCATCGTTCAGCGGAATACGGTCTGTAAAATTGTGCCGGGTAAATAAAGTAATATTTGAAGGAAAGCGCCATAACAGGCTACTTATCAATACATGTTGAGGTACGCCTGTAAGCCTGTTCCCGGAGTAATCCTTGCCGGCGCTAATATATTCAACGAAATTGAAATCGCTGAAGGTATACGCTTCCTGCCATTGAATGCCCTGCAGGGCGCCCTGCTTACGGGGTTTCATCAGCCACCACATTCCCTGCAATTCAATCCCTTTCTGATGCACACCGCCTGCATTTGCAAAATACTCCTGGTCGCTGGCGTTGCTGCGCTTCACAATGGCATGTTCCATCTGGTAGTAAAACAAGCCCACATCCACCGTTGCCCGGCCACTGGCTGCGGCCGCCCGCAGTCCTGCTTCATAGTTCCAGCCGGTTTCCGGCTGGAGTGCCGTATTGATGATATTATCAGAGGCCAGCACCTCTGCGGTGGCAGGCGGCGAATAGCCCCTGCTTACGGTCAGCCGGCCGGTAAGACCGGGCGTGAACAGGTAAGAAAGCGATAACCGCGGCATCAGCTGCGGTGTGAAATTAACTTTCGTATGTCCATTCCTGTTATAACCATATCCGTAGTAGTTGATACTGGCGGCAGCTTCAAATGTAAAATAACCCAGGTTCCCCTGAAAGCGGGTAAAGAAGAAATACTGGCTGGCATCCAGCTTGTTGGCTGCCTGAACGGTATCCCGTTTTCCCTGCCGGTTGCCATAGTTCATCACGTCGGTGGTAGTACGCTGCCACTCCACACCATTCAGCCACTTCCACTGGAAATGCTGCTCCGGCCGGTTGATCCATTGCAGGTACGTCCGGAAGCCGGCGCTGTTTTCATCCCTTACTTCGTAGTTGGTGATAAAGGGATTCTCGAAATGGGTATTGGAACCGAATACGGTCAGCACATGTTGCAAACGCGGGCTGAACTGTGCTTCGTGTACCAGTCCGCCAAAGAAAGTACGGTTGTAGATCCCGGCCTTTTGAGCGATGGCATCCGGCCTCGCAGCACGGGGATTGGCATCGAACTGAGCCTGGGTAAGACCGCCTGGTGTGCGATATGCCAGGTCCGAATAAAATGCGAGCAACTTCAATGAATAACCTGGCCGGTATTCCCAGCGTTGCACAGTTTGGGTATACGAGCGTCTCATGGCGGTATTCTGGCGGTACCCGTCGGCGCGCTGGTATCCCTGAAATACCTGGAGCTGATAATTACGCCACTGCTGCTGATAAGATACATCGCCATGAAACAGGCCATAGCTGCCTCCCTGCAGGTTCAGGCGCAGCAGCTGCGTATCAGCCGCGGCCGGCGCCAGATCCAGTCTTATCACACCGCCCGAGTTAGCGCCAAACATACTTCCATCCGGCCCTCTCAACACCTCGGCTCCTGATATGGCGTCCGGGTCTACGAGGTTCAGGTAGGTATTACCACCGGCATCGGTCAGCGGAATTTCGTTGGCGTATATTTTAATATTGCGGATGCCAAATGGAGAACGGAGCAAACTACCTCTGATGGATAAACGATAACTTCCCGGCGAACGTTCCTCCATCCTTAATCCTGGCACCGCATTAAACGCAGGCAACAGTGAAGAGCCCTGTTGTATCCGGATATCTGCCGGCGAAAGCACACTCACAGCAGTGGGTATACGTTGCAGGCTGGCATGTGAATAATACGATTGTACTTCTACCTCCGGTAGCTGCCGGAGCGTGTCTTGCTGTTGCGCCTGTGCACATACAGCAAAGGATAGCATGGTTATTAAAATGCCTGCTGGCAGAATACGCATTTTGATAGCTGTTCTTTTCTTTTGGTAGTCACGGTCATTCAGCGGGTTAAGTTATAACTATTTCTGTTTATTGCCGGGTTATTTGTGAAGAAGACCCGCCGGCTGCTTTATATTTCAATATATTTACCCGCCAATTCGCTATCATGAAAAGATCTATCCTTTTTCTGGCGGGCATGATTGCCGCCTGCCACACCGCTACTACGCCTGCCAGTCAACCGCCGGCAGCTGATACTGTTAACACTCCCAAAGCGCCGGAGAAACCTATTCCGGCGACAGCCGGCAACGAGGTTGTATACAGAGACTCCGTGCCAGGCGACTTTAACGGTGACGGCCATACGGAAACAGCCACACTTGTACTCGTAAAAAAAGGACAAGGCAACCCGATGGAAGACGGGACACCGGATGAATACGCGGTGCAGTTTTCCGACAGCACACTGCCTGTGTTAAATATCGGCTGTTGCGAAGGAAAACTGTTTAACAAAAAAGATCTGAATAAAAATGGTACCGACGAGATCTGTACCATTCAGGCGCCGCCCAACGGTAACACCTATGAACTAACCGTATGGACCCTGGATAAAGGCAAATGGAAACCTATGGCCACCCCGTTGCTGCTCCCTACCGGCGGTGATCCTTTCTCTTTTGAAGACTTTGCCAAACGTGTTTTCGTTCAGAACGATACCCTTTATTACCTGGAAACAGACCTGAATGATGAAAACTTACGCCTGGTGAAAAAACCAGCTAAACTGAATCAAGTAATACCTGAACAATAACCTGAATAAATATTGATAACCAATTAGATAATGAAAAACAACTGGTTTAAAGCTTTAAGTCCTCACATAGGGGCATTATTGATATTTATAGTGCTTTCCTTCGCTTTTTTCAGCCCGGTGCTGGAAGGAAAAGAGTTATTGCAATCGGATATGATGCATTACAAAGGGATGCAGAAAGAGGCAGCTGATTACTATGAAAAAACCGGCGACATTCCGTTATGGACCAACAGTATGTTTGGTGGGATGCCCACCTATGTGATCTACACCGGACCATCCTCGAACAAGATCGGGATGCTCAACAAATTACTCACCCTTTACCTGCCCAACCCGGTGAACATGCTTTTTGTACTGATGATGGGCATGTACGTATTCCTTTGCGTACTGGACATCCGTTACTGGATCAGGATACTGGGCGCCGTAGCTTATGGTTTTGCCACCTTTACCATTGTAAGTATAGATGCAGGGCATATCACCAAGGTAATGGCGATGGCCTATATAGCACCGGTACTGGGTGGTATGATACTTACCTACCGCGGAAAATACCTCGCTGGTGCTGCGCTGACGGCCCTCGCTGCGGCTGTTCAGATCTACAACAACCACCCGCAGATTACTTATTATACCCTCATCATCGCGATATGCCTTGCCGCAGCAGCCGGCGTGAAAGCATTCAGGGAAAAACAACTGCCGGCTTTCTGGAAGGCGTCCGCCGCGATCGCCATCGCCGGTATACTGGCGGTGCTTCCGGCGATGGACAACCTGCTGATTATGCAGGAATATACCCGCTACTCTATGCGGGGCAGCCAGTCGGAGCTTACCCTGAACCAGAAAGACAAGGAAATAAAAAAATCAGGCGGCCTTGATATCGACTATGCTTTCCAGTGGAGCTATGGCAAAGGAGAAACGTTTACCCTGTTGCTGCCTCACCTGGTAGGCGGTTCTACCTCGGAGAAGTTATCCGTCAATTCAAATACCTATAAGGCATTGACCGATATCGGTGTTCCTGCAGAGCAGGCGGCACAGGCGGTCAATCAGCCATCGTGGCAGTTGTACTGGGGCGCACAGCCGTTTACGGCCGGCCCCGTGTATGTAGGCGCCATCATTTGTTGTTTGTTCGTATTGGCGTTGTTTATTATAAAGAGCTGGCATAAATGGTGGTTACTGGCGGCCACGATCATTGGTATCGTACTTAGCTGGGGCGCTAATTTCCCGGAGGTGAACGATTTCCTTTTCTACCATCTTCCCTTGTACAGCAAGTTCAGGGCGCCTACCATGGCGCTCGTGATCCCCCAGGTGACCATGGTGATCCTGGCCTGTATGGCGCTACAGGAGCTGCTATACGGGCAACAAACCAAAGAGTTCCTGATGCAGCATCTCCGGATGACGTTATATGTAACCGGCGGCCTGGTATTGTTGCTGGCGATTGGTGGCAGTATGCTTTATCCTTTCAGCGGTCCGGGCGACAGTAGTTTCCTTGCCCGCTATTCGCAAATGCTGGGGGGCGATGCACCGGCCGCGAGGCTCCTCGGCGCGTTGAAACAAGACAGAAGCAGCGTGCTCCGTGCCGACGGTATCCGCGCGCTGGCGCTGATACTTGTTGCTTTCGGCACTATGTGGTACTTCCTCAAAGGCAGGCTGAAAGCCAATTACACGGTGATGATACTCACCGCAGCCATCTTGTTCGATCTCTTCCAGACCGATAAAAGTTATCTGAATGAAAGTAATTTCTCCGAGCCCTCGCAGCTGGAAAGTTATATTGCTCCTTCTCCGGCCGACGAACAGATATTGCAGGACAAGGATCCTTACTACCGGGTGCTGAATGCTACCGTAAATCCATTCCTGGATGCCAACTGCTCCTACTTCCATAAGTCTGTGGGCGGTCAGAGCCCTGCCAAGCTATGGCTATACGAAGACCTGATTGAGCACCAGCTCTCCAAAAACAACATGGCAGTGTTCAATATGCTGAACACCCGCTATTTCATTGTGCCGGATCCGAAAACGGGTCAGCCGGTGGCCCAGCGCAACCCTGGCGCACTCGGGAATGCATGGTTTGTGAAAGCGATACAGCTGGTGCCGGACGCGAACTCGGAGATGAAAGCGCTCGACCATTTCAATCCGCGAGACACGGTTATCATCGACCAGCGCTTCACCAGAGCAGTAGCCGGGCATGAACCCGGAGCCGATAGTGCGGCGCACATTACCTTAACATCATACGGGCTTAACCAGCTGAAGTACAGCGCTGAAAACAGCCAGGCCGGTTTCGGTGTTTTCTCGGACATCTATTATCCTGCCGGTTGGAAGGCATACATAGATGGAAAGGAAGAACAGATCATTCGGGTAAATTATGCCTTAAGAGGACTTACCATCCCTTCGGGCAAACACGAAATCATATTTAAATTTGAACCTGCTACCTTTTTTACAGGAAGAAAAATATCCGGCGTGTCCTCCATTCTCCTGCTGATCGGTGTTGCCGCTTCGTTTATATGGAGCTTCCTGAAAAGCGTTAAGGCTAAAGAAAACTAATCAGGGTATATTCACTCCATCTAAAAGCCGTTCTGTCGGCAATGCGGCAGAACGGCTAAAATACTATCAGAAATCCTTTACCACGCATCATATAATACATTTTCACATACTTACAACTATTTGATCTGCAAATCATTGCAGGGGTATCCTTCGGTTCTCATTCGGTTCTCAGTTAAGTATCCTATACTCCATGATGTGGTAAGGCAGTCTCAGCTCCATGCCGAAACCAGTACTTTTTTCCCCATTGGAAAACTCCCGTTTGCTGCACATTTTTTTCTCCATCCGTACATAACAGGATTATTTTTTTCGAAACTCTCATTCACGATTCAGCCGACCCTGTAGTTTAAATGCTTTCTACTGCTCCTGGACACGTTTTTGCAGCGCCCGGATAATTTCAGACATAACGCCCTGCTGAAAAATGTCGACCAGGAACCCTTCGTTAAACCGGTCGCCCCGGATGGCGACGGTGAACAATTTGCATAAAGTAACGGCATCCTGTTTCGAATAATCGTAATTTTCATCATTCAGCATCTGAATTCCTTCCGCCCACTTCATCCAGTCAAAAACCGGCATAATGTCCAGGCTGGTAATAGCCTTTACAGTTTTGTTTACTATCTCCGCCTGAACCTGGTATGGGAAAGTGACGGTGCCGTCTTCCCGTTTTTCGCCACCTTTAAACCAGCCAAATTCCTTCGTTGCTGCAATTTCCGGCAACAGGCTGAACAGCTTTTCCCAGTCTGTCGGGCTTAATGTATTCAGATGCGCAGGAAGTGTTTCTATTGTTGCCATTGTTTTAAGAATTGAGATCCGGGAGCTTATACTATTGATTATTGCAAAGAAACGTAAAAGGAATCATTTCGTGTAGTCACTGATCCATCACAAAAGAAAAGTGCCCCTATACAGCCAGACAATCATCATATGACCAGTTGGAAAAATTATCTTACATTCATTTAAAGAGGAAATATCATGTACCGGAAACAAAATGTACCATGAAAACGCTGATCAATAACAAAGATTACGAAGGGATCAAAAAAGCGTTGACTGAAAACCCCTCGCTGGCCAATGAAGGCATCCCTTTTGACGAAGAGAATACTACCAAAGCCCATCCCCTGCATCGGATTTGTGATGCGGTATTTGCCCATACCATTACGGATAAGGAAGGGGTTGAAATTGCCCGGATATTTTTAGCATACGGAGCTAACGTTAATGGTTATGAATTAACCGAAGGGCATGATACGCCTCTTACTGCGGCAGCCAGCTTACATGCAGAAGAGGTGGGTATCTTATATATAGAGAATGGCGCTGCCATTCACCACCCGGGATGCCATGGAGGCACTGCTTTACACTGGGCCGCCTGGGTAGGCAGAGATAAGCTGGTAGAAAGGCTGATCCGGGAAAAAGCAGCCATCAACAAACGATGTACTGATTTTAAAGGCACGCCACTCTTATGGGCCATCCATGGATTCAAACACGGAGGTTCCGGCAACAGACATCACCAGCTTGAATGTGCGCGGCTGCTAATTAATGCCGGGGCCGACAAAACTATTCCTAATATCGACGGAACCATACCGTTGGAATTTCTTGAAGAAGAAGATACGGCATTCATCCATCTATTGAAATAAAGAAAACTAATCCTACCATATTCACCCCATCAAAAAGCCGTTCTGTCACATTTCCAACAGAGCGGCTTTTTAATTATATAAGTTTGAACTATCGCTACGAAAATTCTTAATTCCACATTCTCAATTCCTAATTCTACAGGCTATGTTTCGTAACTATTTCCGGCATGGTTGGAGAAATCTCCTGAATAACAAAATGTCTACCCTGATCAATACCGGCGGGCTGGCCATCGGTTTAACCATCAGCATCATTATCATGATGTGGATCATGGATGAATTCAGTTACGATATGTTTCATAAAAACGGGTCCTATACCTATCTTATGATGAACAACCGGAAGGTAGAAGGCGGCTGGCATACGGGCGATAATACCCAGGCGCCGCTGGCGGTGAAGCTGAAGCAGGACTTTCCTGATGTGAAATATGCCACCCGCCGTGCTTTTGGGGGCGATCAGCTTTTCAACACCGGGAGCAAGAGTATCTATCAGGAGAGCATCTACGTAGATCCCGACTTCTTCAACATCTTTACCTTTCCGGCTATCAGCGGCGATCCTGTAACAGCCTTGAAAGAGCCGGATGCGGCGGTGCTCACGGAAAGTGCCGCTGAACGGCTGTTTGGCAAGGCCAATCCCATGGGCAGGATCATCCGGCAAAACAGTCAGCATAGCTTACGTGTAGCCGCGGTGATACGCGATGCTCCTGCCAGTAGCACCATCCGTTTTGATATCGTACTCCCCTTCCGCCTTTACGAAATAGAGAATGCTTCCTGGATCGACCGCTGGGATAACTACCGGCTCAGTAGTATCGTAATGTTACAGCCGGGTGCCAGTGTAGAACATTTCAACCAAAAGCTGCTGCCGGTGATGAAATCGTACGGGGGCGACAGTACCAATTATGTGTTCGCCTATAGGTTCAAGGATCTGCATATGTATGGTTCCTTTAAGAATGGCAAGCCTAATGGCGGACGTATAGAGATGATGTGGTTATTGGGGCTGACCGCTTTCTTTATTCTGCTGATTGCCTGTATCAATTTCATGAACCTTACCACTGCCCAGTCTGAGCGGCGGGCCAGGGAAGTAGGTGTGCGCAAGGTAATGGGTGCATCGCGGCGCATCATCATTATTCAATTCCTGGCTGAAGCCCTGCTTATCACCATGCTGGCCATGCTGCTGGGGATACTCCTGGCCTGGCTCTGCATTCCTGGTCTGAACCGCATTTCTGGCAGAAGTATTTCCTTCGGACTGCTCAACTGGAAAATGTGGTGCGGACTGTTATCACTGTTAGTAGCCACCGGACTGATTGCGGGCAGTTATCCTGCTTTCTTCCTCAGCGGTTTCCAGCCGGCAAAAGTGCTGAAGGGCGGGCTGATCAGCGGCGGAAAGGGCCGCGGCAGGTTTCGCAAAGCGCTGGTGACCCTGCAGTTTGTCATCTCCATATTCCTTATTCTTACCACCATTGTTATATACCGGCAAATAAAGCATGTAGAAACCCGGCCAATTGGTTACGAACAAAACAACCTGCTCGAAATTCCTGCCCGGGGTGAAATGGCGCAACACTATCCTCTGTTGCGGGACGCCCTGGTGCAGGTGTCGGGAGTAGAAAGCGTTTCAGCCGGAACAGACGACCTGCTGCGTTTTGGTGGCAGCACCGACGATGTGGTATGGCCGGGAAAAACACGGGATCAGAATTTCCCCGTCACGATTACCTGGGTACAATACGACTGGGCTCATACTGCCGGCATGCAGCTGTTGGCAGGTCGCGATTTCAGCAGTAGCTATGGCAGTGATTCCATTGGTTGCATCGTCAACGAAGCAGCGGTCAGGCGAATGGGGTTGAAGGAGCCTGTGGTGGGAACATTGCTGGGAAGTAATCCCATCATCGGGGTGGTCAGGGACTTTGTTATGAATGATCCTTTCAATGCTGCCCGGCCAATGGTGCTGTATTTCGGAAACGGATCAATGGACCATATTTTTATACGGCTGCGGTCAACTGCCGATCAGGTGAAAACGCTGAGCAGCATTGCAGCTGTGCTGAAAGATAAACATCCCGAGTTCCCTTTTGAATATCATTTTTTGAAAGACAGCTATCAGCAGCAATTCAACGGGGCCAAATCAGTCAGGTTTGTGCTGAACTGGACCAGCAGCCTGGCCATCATCATATCCTGCCTGGGACTGTTCGGCTTGTCGGCCTTCCTCACAGAAAGGCGCAGCAAGGAGATCAGCATCCGCAAGATAATGGGCGCCACCACGGGCAGCATCTGGCTGATGCTGGCCAGGGAATTCCTTCAGCCTGTTTTCATAGCGTTTGTGGTAACGATTCCGCTGGTGATACTGGTAATGCGGCAAGCATTGCATAACATCGATTACCGTATCGAGCTGCATTGGTGGATCTTTGCGACGGGTGGGTTAATCACAGCTGTTATAGCCTTGGCAACAATCAGCTACCAGGGCGCTAAAGCGGCCCGGGCTAATCCTGTTAAAGCATTGCAATCGGAATAAACAATCATGGATGTGCGAGCGCCGCTTCGGGGGCATCCAGCAACGACTGTGTCTGTAACAGCAGCTCTTTCATTTTCATCCTGAATCTTACCGCTGCAGAAGTTTCGTCGGCCGGTACTTCGTGATTGTGGAGATCCATCTGGAAAAGCGCATGTAGGTTGGCTTTGAGGTCGAGCAGATCTGCCTGCCTGGTTAATCCCGCTGCAAAACCCGCTTCCTGGATCGCTTCCAGCTGGTTTTCATTAAAGGACGCTGAATACCAGATCACCGGCACTTGTTTCAATCGTTTGATGGTCCTGACTTCTTTCAGGAAACTGGTGGTTTCATCTGTAGGCAGCAGGCTGTCCAGGAAGATGTAATCCGGAGTAAACCCGGATTGTTTCCGGAAATAATCCAAAGCCTTACCGGAGTTGTCCTGCGCGATGCAAGCCTTACTGATGTTCAGAAGGTCCAGTGCAAGATAGAACTGGTTGCGCCGGTCGCGGTCCGGATCGATTAATACGCTGGTGATTTTTTCTTTCATTGCAGGATAGTTTAATGGCAGGAAAAAATTAAAACTATGGCCTTATAGTTAACAAGCGCCACAAAAAAATGTTCTTGGTGCAGCAAAATTACAGCAGAGAAATTTCCTGAAAAAATGCTGCGGCAGCTTTTAGATCAATTTCCCAACAATTAACAAAACCGCAACATTAGGCATACGGCAACACTACTTTGAACATAGCTCCTTTATCAGGCACACCGGTAGCCCGGATATGTCCTTTGTGATTTAGTACTATTTTGCTGCACAATGCCAGCCCAATACCAGAGCCTTCAAACGAGGATCTGTCGTTCAACCGCTGGAATATCTGAAAGATGCGACCTGCATATATCTGGTCGAAACCAATTCCATTATCCGCTACGATGATCGCGCAATACTCCCTGCTTTTATCCAGTTCCGGCAGTTCCGATACTTCTGCAGATGTAAGCGGATCTGCGTATATGCGTATATGCGGCTTCCTGTTGGGCGCAGAAAATTTCAGGGCATTTCCGATGAGGTTATGAAAGAGCTGGTTCATCTGCAGCGGGCTGACCTTCATTACGGGCAACGTGCCTATTTCAATATGCACGTTCTGGCGACTGATCAGCACTTCAAAGTCGCTCATTACATTGTGCACTACTTCGTTCAGGTCTGTTTCCGTGAA
The genomic region above belongs to Chitinophaga sp. 180180018-3 and contains:
- a CDS encoding ATP-binding cassette domain-containing protein, producing the protein MKNGHEIDRNNAVIRIKDLYKSFGEKHVLQGIDLELFKGENIVVLGRSGTGKSVLIKIIIGLLKPDSGMVNVLGEEVDQLRDAALRELRLKVGFSFQSSALYDSMTVGENLAFPLKRNNRKLTRTQIRKTVDIVLDAIGLPETINQLPAELSGGQKKRIGIGRTLILQPEIMLYDEPTAGLDPITSMELNKLINAVKERFNTSSIIITHDLTCAKEVGDRIMVMDEGKFIRQGTFEEVFREKEGLVKSFYDYNFIQ
- a CDS encoding ABC transporter permease, which translates into the protein MNSTNEKDKPVITARIDGFFLRFYEIAVFVARFFRETFRPPIEWGEFVRQCYQVGYKSLALVTVTGFITGVVFTEQSRPTLSEFGVTAWLPSLVAIAVVRALAPLIAALICAGKVGSSIGAELGSMKVTEQIDAMEVSAINPFRYLVVTRVTAMTICLPLLMFYNGLIGCLGSYVDVHAHEQTSFIAFFDSAFTQITFLDYATALTKSIIYGFTIGIVSCYQGYHASQGTMGVGKAANVSVIVSMFLIFIEEVMIVHVFNTLR
- a CDS encoding TonB-dependent receptor, with protein sequence MLSFAVCAQAQQQDTLRQLPEVEVQSYYSHASLQRIPTAVSVLSPADIRIQQGSSLLPAFNAVPGLRMEERSPGSYRLSIRGSLLRSPFGIRNIKIYANEIPLTDAGGNTYLNLVDPDAISGAEVLRGPDGSMFGANSGGVIRLDLAPAAADTQLLRLNLQGGSYGLFHGDVSYQQQWRNYQLQVFQGYQRADGYRQNTAMRRSYTQTVQRWEYRPGYSLKLLAFYSDLAYRTPGGLTQAQFDANPRAARPDAIAQKAGIYNRTFFGGLVHEAQFSPRLQHVLTVFGSNTHFENPFITNYEVRDENSAGFRTYLQWINRPEQHFQWKWLNGVEWQRTTTDVMNYGNRQGKRDTVQAANKLDASQYFFFTRFQGNLGYFTFEAAASINYYGYGYNRNGHTKVNFTPQLMPRLSLSYLFTPGLTGRLTVSRGYSPPATAEVLASDNIINTALQPETGWNYEAGLRAAAASGRATVDVGLFYYQMEHAIVKRSNASDQEYFANAGGVHQKGIELQGMWWLMKPRKQGALQGIQWQEAYTFSDFNFVEYISAGKDYSGNRLTGVPQHVLISSLLWRFPSNITLFTRHNFTDRIPLNDANSAYAGSYHLLQASVSWKVPLHTRWSLLLKLGADNLLNTKYSLGNDLNAFGNRYYNPAPGRNYFGGITVQL
- a CDS encoding YfhO family protein, translated to MKNNWFKALSPHIGALLIFIVLSFAFFSPVLEGKELLQSDMMHYKGMQKEAADYYEKTGDIPLWTNSMFGGMPTYVIYTGPSSNKIGMLNKLLTLYLPNPVNMLFVLMMGMYVFLCVLDIRYWIRILGAVAYGFATFTIVSIDAGHITKVMAMAYIAPVLGGMILTYRGKYLAGAALTALAAAVQIYNNHPQITYYTLIIAICLAAAAGVKAFREKQLPAFWKASAAIAIAGILAVLPAMDNLLIMQEYTRYSMRGSQSELTLNQKDKEIKKSGGLDIDYAFQWSYGKGETFTLLLPHLVGGSTSEKLSVNSNTYKALTDIGVPAEQAAQAVNQPSWQLYWGAQPFTAGPVYVGAIICCLFVLALFIIKSWHKWWLLAATIIGIVLSWGANFPEVNDFLFYHLPLYSKFRAPTMALVIPQVTMVILACMALQELLYGQQTKEFLMQHLRMTLYVTGGLVLLLAIGGSMLYPFSGPGDSSFLARYSQMLGGDAPAARLLGALKQDRSSVLRADGIRALALILVAFGTMWYFLKGRLKANYTVMILTAAILFDLFQTDKSYLNESNFSEPSQLESYIAPSPADEQILQDKDPYYRVLNATVNPFLDANCSYFHKSVGGQSPAKLWLYEDLIEHQLSKNNMAVFNMLNTRYFIVPDPKTGQPVAQRNPGALGNAWFVKAIQLVPDANSEMKALDHFNPRDTVIIDQRFTRAVAGHEPGADSAAHITLTSYGLNQLKYSAENSQAGFGVFSDIYYPAGWKAYIDGKEEQIIRVNYALRGLTIPSGKHEIIFKFEPATFFTGRKISGVSSILLLIGVAASFIWSFLKSVKAKEN
- a CDS encoding DUF6508 domain-containing protein; the protein is MATIETLPAHLNTLSPTDWEKLFSLLPEIAATKEFGWFKGGEKREDGTVTFPYQVQAEIVNKTVKAITSLDIMPVFDWMKWAEGIQMLNDENYDYSKQDAVTLCKLFTVAIRGDRFNEGFLVDIFQQGVMSEIIRALQKRVQEQ
- a CDS encoding ankyrin repeat domain-containing protein; the protein is MKTLINNKDYEGIKKALTENPSLANEGIPFDEENTTKAHPLHRICDAVFAHTITDKEGVEIARIFLAYGANVNGYELTEGHDTPLTAAASLHAEEVGILYIENGAAIHHPGCHGGTALHWAAWVGRDKLVERLIREKAAINKRCTDFKGTPLLWAIHGFKHGGSGNRHHQLECARLLINAGADKTIPNIDGTIPLEFLEEEDTAFIHLLK